The Deltaproteobacteria bacterium genomic interval AAAGGCCGAATTGACGCGTGATGAAAAGTTGACCCAGCTGGAAGAAGGACTGAATCTAGCTCTCCGCATCAACCGCGCCGGCTCGATTGGTGAAAATGATCTGGCTTGTATTAAAGAGGTCGCAGCCATGGAGTTCCTCAATTTCAAGGGGGAAAGGCAACCCCTTTTAACCGGCTTTGAGTTGAAAAACCTGACCGTAATTAAGGGAAATCTGACTGATGAGGAATACAAAGAAATTCAGTCCCATGTCAATTATACCTTGAATATTCTAAACAATATTCCCTTCACCCCTGAGTTGAGTCGTGTCCCCTTGTTCGCCGCGACGCACCATGAGATGCTTAATGGAAGCGGTTATCCTCACGGCCTGAAAGAGACAGACATCCCCCTCCAGGCCCGCATTCTGGCCATGGCTGACGTCTTTGACGCCCTGGTTGCTAAAGATCGCCCCTATAAAAAAAGCTTGCCATTGGAAAAAGCCCTGGACATCCTCCGTGAGGAAGCAATAAACGGCCGCCTGGACAAGGATATCGTAAATCTCTTTATCGAGGAGAGGATATGGACCGACGAATCGCTGGAACAAGGGCCTGACTTCTGAATCCCCAGGTCCATGATCTGAGGACCGAGAGCTCAGATTTAGCGGCGTAATTTATTATGGTTGATATCTTTAGAAAAATCGCTGAAACTAAAATTCGTGAAGCCCAGGAGAGAGGTGACTTCGATGACCTGCCCGGCCAGGGGCAACCCTTAGATCTGTCTGACTGGAGTGCGGTGCCGGAAGAACTGCGCCTGGCTTACAAAATTTTAAAGAACGCTGGCTACACCCCGCAGGAAGTGGAAATCAAAAAAGAGATCGCTCAGATTGAAGATTTATTAGCCTCCGCGAAAAGCGAAAAAGAAAAGTACCTCCAGATCAAAAAACTCAATTTTCTAGTGACTAAGTTGAATATGATGCGCTCGGTTCCGGTTCATTTTGAAAAGCATCAGGTCTACTTTGAAAAGATGGTAGATAAGATCTCTGTGGTATCGGAGAAAAAAGACAAGAGCCAGAAATAATATTCCTCTCTCCA includes:
- a CDS encoding DUF1992 domain-containing protein, with the translated sequence MVDIFRKIAETKIREAQERGDFDDLPGQGQPLDLSDWSAVPEELRLAYKILKNAGYTPQEVEIKKEIAQIEDLLASAKSEKEKYLQIKKLNFLVTKLNMMRSVPVHFEKHQVYFEKMVDKISVVSEKKDKSQK